The following is a genomic window from Acidimicrobium ferrooxidans DSM 10331.
CGAGCGTCGCGACCGGATGGGAGGCCTTCCTCCAGCCGGGGGACCGCCTCTACAACATCACTCGCTTCGGGCTGTCGGCTCCGATCAAGGACGTGCAGCGAGCGCTCGGCTTTACCGCCTCCGACGTCGCCGACGCCGCCGCAGAGCTCGTCGTGGACGGTTCGTTCTTGCGTCGTCCGGTCCACCTCGTCTCCGAGCTCCTCGCTGCGACGGAGGCCGCTGCGGTTGCGACCCAGGACCTCGTCGGCGATGGCGATCGCTCGGCAGCAGACCAAGCCGCGGTCTCGGCCATGCGTCGAGCGCTCGGTGCGCTCCCTGCGCGGGCCACCGTGATCGTGGGTGAGGGGGAGAAGGACCGAGCCCCCATGCTCTACGTGGGCGAGCGACTTGGCTCTGGTTCGGTCGCGGTCGATCTCGCGGTCGACCCGTTGGAGGGGACGACGTACGCGGCGACCGGCCGGGAGGGTGCCGTCTCGGTGCTCGCTGCGGCGCCCAATCGCGGCCTGCACCCCTTGCCAGGCTGGTACATGGAGAAGCTCGTGGTACCGGCCGAGGCCGCGGGAGTCGTCGACATCGAGGCACCGCTCGTCGAGAACGTTCGACGCGTGGCGCACCGTCTCGGACTTGCCATCTCGGAGACCCCGGTGGTCGTCCTCGCCAAGCCACGCCACGAGGCGGCCATCCGAGAGCTGCGGGCCGCGCGGGTTCCGGTCGTCGAGATCCCAGACGGGGATGTGATGGCGAGCCTGCGCGTGCTCACCGGCGATCCCCGTATGCGCATGCTGTGGGGTATCGGTGGCACGCCAGAGGGCGTCATCACCGCCGCAGCCGCCTTGGCGCTGGCCGGCCAGATGCAGGCCCGCCTCCGCCCGCAGAGCGACGAGGAGCGATCGATCCTCGACGCATGGAAGCCCGATTGGGAGGAGCTTCGCTTCGAGGCGAGCGACCTCGCTCATCCTGAATCGGTCGTCGTCGCCTCGTCCGTAACCGGGGCGACCCCGCTTGTGCCACCGATGCCGCATGCGGATGGTTTCGTGATCGAAAGCCTCTGGATCGAGCCGGGACAGTTCGGCACGGTCCGGCGGGTCGTGAGCCTCCGGGGGGAGGAGGACGCATGATCGATGTTGTGCGAAAGGAACCGTCAATGTCCCATCGAGTGGCCGCCATCCAGAAGGCGACGGCGCGAGGAGCGCATCCGACGCGCGTGACGATGCTCGCGATCGCCGGAGACTCCGCTTCTGGCAAGACGACCCTGACGAAGGGCATCACCCAGGCGCTCGGCGCCGAGCGTATCGCGTCGTTCTGCACCGATGATTATCACCGCTACGACCGGGAGGAGCGGCGTGGACTCCCGTTCACGCCGCTGCATCCCGAGTGCAACTACCTCGACATTCTCGAGCAGCATCTCCAGCTCTTGACCCTCGGACAATCGGTGTTGAAGCCGGTGTACCACCATTCGACGGGCACGCTGGGTCGGCCGGTGCTCTTCGAGCCCAAGGAGATCGTCATCGTCGAGGGTCTGTTCCCACTGTGGTCGAAGCTGTCGCGGGCCACGTTCGACGTCACCGTCTTCTTGGACCCACCAGAGGAGGTCCGGCGTCGCTGGAAGATCCAGCGCGACACGGGCAAGCGTGGCTACAGCGAGGACCAAGTGCTCGCCGAGCTCGAGCGTCGCGAGCCCGAGTCGGACGCTTATATCCGTCCGCAGCGTCGCAACGCAGACATCGTGATTTCGTTCGCTCCGGTTGCGGGCCGGACCGGCGGAGACGAGACGATGAGCGCGACCATCTTGCTGCGTCCGACGATCCCGCACCCCGACCTGTCGTCGGTGCTCACGGGCGACACGCGTGAGTCGGTCCACCTGAAGCTGATTCGTGACCAAGACGGCAAGCCGGTGGATGCCCTCCACGTCCACGGCCATGCTCCGACCGAGGTGACCCAGGTCGTCGAGGAGGTGCTCTGGGACCACATCGGGCTCCCAGGGCCGATCCCCGAACCGCTCGGGGTCATCGGACCGGGCAAGCGCTCGGCGTCACTGGCGATCGCGCAGCTGCTCCTCATCTACCACCTGATCCACGCATAGCCGGGTCGGGCGTGTCCTACTCCGAGGCGTCGCGCGCCTCGGAGTCGGCAGACCGCCAGCTCACCGAGCTCACGGCGGGTTCGAGGCTGAGGCGAGAGATGGCTTGTTCCACGGCGAGGTCGTCCTGGCCTTCGGCGACGAGGTCTGCCTCGACGAGCACGAGGCCGGGCTCATGACGCAGCTCCTGGCTGCGCACGCCGCGGAGCCGAAACGCGCCGGCTGAGGCTGCTTGGGTGATGAGCGCCCGGATGTGGGCTTCGGCTGGCTCTTGACAGACGACCGAGAGCGTCCACTCGAAGCGCACCTCTTCGGCCTCGCGCTGCGGACGTCGGTCGAGGGTGCGGGCGAGCGGCCGTAGCCCGACGTGGGCTGCGAGGACCGTGAGCGCAGCCAGCAGCGCCAACATGAGGTAGCCAGTGCCCGTGAGGGCGCCGATGGCGGCCGCGCACCAGATCGTGGCTGCGGTGTTGATGCCGCGCACGTTCACGCCATCGCGGATGATGACGCCGGCACCGAGGAACCCGATGCCCGAGACGATGTAGGCGGTGACCCTCGTGAAGTCCACCGATTCGTGTGCCGTCGCGGCGATGGGGCTGGTGGCAAGGAGCAGCGAGAGCTGTTCGAAGAGGGCGGCGCCGAGCGCCACGAGGGCGTTCGTGCGTAGCCCTGCCATGCGCGAGCGCCACTGGCGTTCGGCACCGACGATCGCACCGAACAGCGCAGCGAGGACGGAGCGCACGAGGAAGGTCCAGGTCACCCCTGGGACGAGGGGAGCGGCGAGGTGGCGCATGAGGGCCTCCCGAGGTTGCGGTCGGGGGTAGTCCACCGGTCGAGAGTGACCACGAGCTGAACGAAACCTTGCGAGGCGTTGACAATGCGACTGCCCGTGCGGAACAGGTCGCTGTGTTGTCTCGTCGATCACCGACACGGCAGTGGTGCACCGTGGTCCGTGCTCCTGCGGGGCGGTGCTCGTGAACGGTTCCTGCGAGCGATGCTGAAAGCGTTTGCATGTCGTTCACGTAAGCGCTATCATCTGGCCTACGTTCGCTGGTATGCGAACCGGGGAACTTGGTGGGGGTCGTCGGTCGTGCGGTGTGATCAGGGCGCTGGGATCGCGCGATGAGCGCTGCTCGCGCGACGATCTTCGATGTCGCAGCCGAAGCCGGCGTGTCGGTCGCGAGCGTCTCCCGGGCGCTGCGCGACATTCCTGGCGTACGTCCGGAGCTACGAGCGCACATTCGTCAGATCGCCGAGCGACTCGGGTACGTGCCGAGTGCCCCGGCCGCGTCGCTGGCGTCGCGGCGCCTCGGTGCGATCGGCTTGGTCTTCCCGGACCTCGATGATCCGTCGGTCGACCCAGGGCTCGACGAGGATCAAGAGGGTCGGCTCTATGCCGACGAGGTGATTCGCGGAGCCGAGCGCGCTGCACGTTCCCACGGGGTCGCGCTCCTCGTCGCCGCTACCCATCAGCGCGAGGCCGCCGAGCTCGTGCGTTTCGTCTCTGCTCGTGTCGACGGCATGGTGATGCTCTCACGGGTGCTCGCCGACGTCGAGGTCCGGGCCTTGGCGGAGCGGGTTCCGCTCGTGCAGCTCGCCGGGCGGAGTCGGTTGCGGGGGGCGGACGTGGTCCGAGTCGACAACGAGCGGGGCATCGAGGAGATCACGCGGCATCTGCTCGTCGATCACGGCTACGCCGACGTCCGGTTCGTCGGAGGTCCGGTTCGCTCGCCGGATGCTCGCAGTCGTCTTGAGGCCTTCCAGCGCACGGTACGGATGCTCGGGCGCGACGATCTGGCCGAGCCGATCGCGCGCGGAGACTTTCGCGAGTCAAGCGGCTGGTCCATCGCGTCCACGCTGCTCGAACGCGGCCCCGTGCCACGTGCGCTGGTGGTGGGGAACGACCAGATGGCTGTCGCGATCGTGCTCGCCCTCCGGAACGCGGGCCTGCGCGTCCCCGACGACGTTGCGGTGACCGGCTTCGACGATACGCAGCTCGCGCGCCTGACCTATCCCGGCCTGACGACCGTGCGCCAGCCGATGCGTGACCTGGGAAGGCTCAGTGTCGAGCTCCTCATCGATCGGATCGAAGGTCGAGCCGCGCCAGGCCGCATGATCACGCTCCCGACCGAGGTCGTGCGACGGCGTAGCTGTGGGTGCACGTCGGCGTCGTGGCCCGGAGAACTCGTCGCACCCAGCGGTGCAGCGGAGCCGGTGACGAGCACGGTCGGGACGGCGATGAGAGGAGCCCAGTGAAAGCCCACGGAGAGCAGCAGGACGCGACCCGGGCGGTACTCGAGCGCTGGGAGGAGGGAACTCGTGAGCGACGTGTCGACGAGCACGTTGGTCACCTTCCTCCCCCGACGGGCGTCGAGGCCTGGCGTGGCTCGGGCTGCGTCACCATCACATGGCAGCGTGTCGAGGGTGCGGTGTGCTATCTCGTCGAGCGGGCGCCGAGTCCGGACGGTCCGTGGACGGTGCTTCGGCGCGCCGAGCACGACCTCGTCGAAGTCGCTGGGCCTCCAACGCTGGACACGAGCCGGGAGGCGGGCGGTTGGTACCGGGTGGCGGCACTCGAAGATGTGGGTCGTCGTCCGACGTCGTTCTCCGATCCGGTCGAGGCGCGCGATGGCGACCGCAGCGCAGCGGTGACGGTACGGGTCGAGGCGTCGTCCCCGGTCGGCTCACTCGCGCCCGTGTGGTGGATGGTGGGCTCCGAGCGGCCAGGGCAGCTGCTCCTTCGCGACGACGGCTTCGGTCATGACGTTCGGGCCGAGGTGCTCGAGGCCTATCGCCGGGCCGCGGCGATCGGCGTGACGCACGTTCGGGCGCACTGCTGGCTCGATGACGCCTTTGGGATGGTGGACGCGTCTGGTCGCCTGACCGAGACGAGCGCGCTCGACGAGGTGCTCGATCTCGTGCTCGCCAGTGGTCTTCGCCCGATCGTGGAGCTGTCCTTTACGCCATCATCCCTGGCCACGGATCCAGCGGCAACCGTGTTCACCTATCGGGCCAACGTGTCGCCTCCCGCTGACCTCGTTCGCTACGGCGAACTCGTGGCGCAGGTGGTGCGCCACATGATCGAGCGCTACGGCGCCGACGAAGTCCGCGAGTGGGCGTTCGAGGTGTGGAACGAGCCCAACTTGGCCGTCTTCTGGACCGGCGACATGGCTGCCTACTTCGCACTGTACGACCGGGTCGCGAGGGCGGTGAAGGAGGTGGATCCGGCGCTACGTGTGGGAGGCCCCGCAACCGCGGGAAGCGGGTGGATCGCGCCGTTCCTCGACTTCGTCCACGAGACCGATGCGCCGTTGGACTTCCTGTCGACGCACACCTATGGCGGTATGCCTCTCGACCTGCGTGCCCAGCTTGCGCGCGTCGGTCGGGGGGACGTCCCCGTGTGGTGGACCGAGTGGGGCGTGTCGCCGACGCACCACGCGCGGGTCAACGACGGGGCCTTTGGTGCGCCCTTCGTGGTGCGCGGCATGAAGGCAGCACAGCAGATCGCAGCTGCCCTCTCGTATTGGGTGGTGAGCGACCACTTCGAGGAGCTCGGCAGGCCGGAACGCCTCGCCGCGGGAGGTTTCGGGCTGTTGACGGTCGGCAACCTTCCGAAGTCGCGCTGGCACGCGCTCAGTCTCGTCGCTGAGCTGCCTTCTCGAATCGTGGCGACCGAGGTGGAGGGCGACGGTGCTGGAGCACTCGTGGACGGGTGGGCGGGTGCCGATGCGGAGCGGGTCGACGTTCTCGTGTGGAACGGCTCGCACGATGCGGCCGACGCCGAGGGTCGCGGTGACCTCGATCGGACGGTGACTGTGACGCTCGAAGGGCTCGAGGACGGCGAGTGGCTGCTCGAGCTCACGCGCGTCGATCGGGATCACGCTTCGTTCCTCGAGGCGATCGCGGGTGAGGACCCATGGCCTGGGCCCGAGGCCACGGCGGCCCTCCGGGAGCGCGCGGCGCTGCGGGTCGAGCCGGCTGGCCGAACCTCCGTCGTCGACGGGGGGCGCATCGAGATGACCGTGCGCGTGCCGATGCCCGGGTTGGTGCGGCTCAGGGCACGCCGCGCGAGGAGTTGGGAGGCCTGAGGGTCGACCAACGCGAGGGCCAGGGCCCGCGGCGAACGGCGTAAGAGTTTCGACCGCGGGACCTGGCGTGGGATAGACAAAGGGGGATCATAGTGAGTGGACAGGTAGCTCGCTGGAGGACTGGTCGGCGATCGCGGCCGATCCAGGGATTGATGGTGGGGCTCGCGGGCGCCGCGGTGCTCGCGGCGTGTGGGTCGGCATCGACGTCGTCGGCGTCCTCGACGACGAAGGTGTCGCCGACGCTCACCATCGGGGTCGACAACGGCTCGCCGACCCTGCAGGACGATTTCAATCCGTTCTCGGGCAACCAGCGCATCGGCACGACCTACATGTACGAGCCGCTGGCCTGGGTCAACCCGCTGCAAGGGACGACGGTCCCGCTGCTGGCGGCGTCCGAGCACTTCACCAAC
Proteins encoded in this region:
- a CDS encoding phosphoribulokinase; amino-acid sequence: MSHRVAAIQKATARGAHPTRVTMLAIAGDSASGKTTLTKGITQALGAERIASFCTDDYHRYDREERRGLPFTPLHPECNYLDILEQHLQLLTLGQSVLKPVYHHSTGTLGRPVLFEPKEIVIVEGLFPLWSKLSRATFDVTVFLDPPEEVRRRWKIQRDTGKRGYSEDQVLAELERREPESDAYIRPQRRNADIVISFAPVAGRTGGDETMSATILLRPTIPHPDLSSVLTGDTRESVHLKLIRDQDGKPVDALHVHGHAPTEVTQVVEEVLWDHIGLPGPIPEPLGVIGPGKRSASLAIAQLLLIYHLIHA
- a CDS encoding MgtC/SapB family protein, giving the protein MRHLAAPLVPGVTWTFLVRSVLAALFGAIVGAERQWRSRMAGLRTNALVALGAALFEQLSLLLATSPIAATAHESVDFTRVTAYIVSGIGFLGAGVIIRDGVNVRGINTAATIWCAAAIGALTGTGYLMLALLAALTVLAAHVGLRPLARTLDRRPQREAEEVRFEWTLSVVCQEPAEAHIRALITQAASAGAFRLRGVRSQELRHEPGLVLVEADLVAEGQDDLAVEQAISRLSLEPAVSSVSWRSADSEARDASE
- a CDS encoding LacI family DNA-binding transcriptional regulator; the protein is MSAARATIFDVAAEAGVSVASVSRALRDIPGVRPELRAHIRQIAERLGYVPSAPAASLASRRLGAIGLVFPDLDDPSVDPGLDEDQEGRLYADEVIRGAERAARSHGVALLVAATHQREAAELVRFVSARVDGMVMLSRVLADVEVRALAERVPLVQLAGRSRLRGADVVRVDNERGIEEITRHLLVDHGYADVRFVGGPVRSPDARSRLEAFQRTVRMLGRDDLAEPIARGDFRESSGWSIASTLLERGPVPRALVVGNDQMAVAIVLALRNAGLRVPDDVAVTGFDDTQLARLTYPGLTTVRQPMRDLGRLSVELLIDRIEGRAAPGRMITLPTEVVRRRSCGCTSASWPGELVAPSGAAEPVTSTVGTAMRGAQ
- a CDS encoding GH39 family glycosyl hydrolase; translation: MKAHGEQQDATRAVLERWEEGTRERRVDEHVGHLPPPTGVEAWRGSGCVTITWQRVEGAVCYLVERAPSPDGPWTVLRRAEHDLVEVAGPPTLDTSREAGGWYRVAALEDVGRRPTSFSDPVEARDGDRSAAVTVRVEASSPVGSLAPVWWMVGSERPGQLLLRDDGFGHDVRAEVLEAYRRAAAIGVTHVRAHCWLDDAFGMVDASGRLTETSALDEVLDLVLASGLRPIVELSFTPSSLATDPAATVFTYRANVSPPADLVRYGELVAQVVRHMIERYGADEVREWAFEVWNEPNLAVFWTGDMAAYFALYDRVARAVKEVDPALRVGGPATAGSGWIAPFLDFVHETDAPLDFLSTHTYGGMPLDLRAQLARVGRGDVPVWWTEWGVSPTHHARVNDGAFGAPFVVRGMKAAQQIAAALSYWVVSDHFEELGRPERLAAGGFGLLTVGNLPKSRWHALSLVAELPSRIVATEVEGDGAGALVDGWAGADAERVDVLVWNGSHDAADAEGRGDLDRTVTVTLEGLEDGEWLLELTRVDRDHASFLEAIAGEDPWPGPEATAALRERAALRVEPAGRTSVVDGGRIEMTVRVPMPGLVRLRARRARSWEA